Proteins from a genomic interval of Rattus norvegicus strain BN/NHsdMcwi chromosome 2, GRCr8, whole genome shotgun sequence:
- the LOC134485693 gene encoding nuclear receptor subfamily 4 group A member 3-like, protein MPPHLATEEVKEQLIWGLKRAHDKARRQNYHYHHHHHHHHHHHHHHPWQFLFLMAGSLTLVRSFCLGAKARRSEQ, encoded by the exons AGGAGGTCAAGGAACAGCTGATCTGGGGGCTAAAGCGGGCACACGATAAG GCACGAAGACAgaactaccactaccaccaccaccaccaccaccaccaccaccaccaccaccaccacccctggcaGTTCCTTTTCCTCATGGCTG gaTCTCTGACACTTGTGAGAAGTTTCTGCCTTGGAGCGAAGGCCCGACGAAGCGAGCAATGA